A window of Geoalkalibacter sp. contains these coding sequences:
- a CDS encoding type II toxin-antitoxin system HicB family antitoxin: MAEKVDKYTYRVTWSEEDAEHVGLCAEFPSLSWLAATPEAALKGIRKLVAEVVADMAGTGEEIPEPFSTKHYSGKFLVRVPPEVHRHLAMEAAEAGVSLNRLASAKLSQ, encoded by the coding sequence ATGGCAGAGAAAGTTGACAAATACACCTATCGGGTCACTTGGTCGGAAGAAGACGCCGAACATGTTGGCCTTTGCGCTGAGTTCCCAAGCCTAAGCTGGCTGGCGGCCACTCCTGAAGCAGCCCTCAAAGGTATTCGCAAGCTTGTTGCAGAAGTTGTAGCTGACATGGCGGGCACTGGCGAGGAAATACCCGAACCGTTTTCAACCAAACACTATAGTGGCAAATTTTTGGTGCGCGTCCCGCCCGAAGTGCACCGGCACCTTGCAATGGAAGCCGCCGAAGCAGGTGTCAGCCTCAATCGGCTTGCAAGCGCGAAGCTAAGCCAATAA
- the katG gene encoding catalase/peroxidase HPI yields MKKHKFLMTTALAAVTALCLTPQASLSEESKTISKPAGAAGTVAVGQPQTNQFWWPGQLDLSPLRAHDPRSNPLGEDFNYAQAFQKLDLQAVKKDIDALLTTSQDWWPADFGNYGPFFIRMAWHSAGTYRTLDGRGGGDGGQMRFDPLNSWPDNGNLDKARRLLWPVKQKYGEALSWADLMILTGNVSLENMGFQTYGFAGGRADDWEPDLVYWGPEVTMLASERHEKDGLLQAPLGATHMGLIYVNPEGPMGQPDPVGSAKDIRITFARMAMNDEETVALIAGGHTFGKMHGAHKPGDCLGPEPAAASLEEQGLGWINKCGQGHSEDTITSGLEGAWTQAPTQFTTLYLSNLLNNEWEQTRSPAGAIQWVPKDKSLHTTVPDAHVADKRHPPVMTTADLAVKFDPEYKKIAERFLANPEEFKRAFASAWFKLTHRDMGPRARYLGPEVPADILLWQDPIPAIDHALISEDDAKQLKEKILATGLSVPELVRTAWASAASFRASDMRGGANGARLRLAPQKDWEVNDPAEVAKVLKELEVIQKGFNDAAAGGKKVSLADLIVLAGAAAVEKAAKDAGVEVDVPFTPGRADATQEQTDVESMAVLEPKADAFRNFYNKEESYRSPTEMLVDKADQLNLTVPEMTVLVGGMRALDANTGGLKHGVFTDQPGTLTNDFFVNLLDMSTRWRKAPADDIYEGVDRKTGDVKYTATSVDLIFGSHAELRAVAEVYAFDNAKERFVKDFVKAWTKVMELDRFDLRHKL; encoded by the coding sequence ATGAAAAAGCACAAGTTCCTCATGACAACCGCACTGGCGGCCGTAACGGCTTTGTGTTTAACGCCGCAAGCCTCCCTGAGCGAGGAGTCGAAAACCATCAGCAAACCCGCGGGCGCCGCCGGCACGGTCGCGGTAGGCCAACCGCAAACCAATCAGTTCTGGTGGCCGGGGCAGCTCGATCTGTCGCCGCTGCGCGCCCATGACCCGCGCTCCAACCCCCTCGGTGAAGATTTCAACTATGCGCAAGCCTTCCAGAAACTCGATCTGCAAGCGGTCAAGAAAGATATCGATGCGCTGCTGACGACATCCCAGGACTGGTGGCCGGCGGATTTTGGCAATTACGGCCCGTTTTTCATCCGCATGGCTTGGCACAGTGCGGGCACCTACCGCACACTGGATGGTCGCGGTGGTGGCGATGGCGGACAGATGCGCTTTGATCCCCTCAACAGCTGGCCGGACAATGGCAATCTGGACAAGGCCCGCCGCCTGCTGTGGCCGGTGAAGCAGAAATACGGCGAGGCTCTGTCCTGGGCGGACCTGATGATCCTGACCGGCAATGTCTCCCTGGAAAACATGGGTTTTCAAACCTATGGCTTTGCCGGGGGCCGCGCCGATGACTGGGAACCGGATCTGGTCTACTGGGGGCCGGAAGTCACCATGCTGGCCAGCGAGCGTCACGAAAAAGACGGCCTTTTGCAAGCCCCCCTGGGCGCGACCCACATGGGCCTGATCTACGTCAACCCGGAAGGACCGATGGGCCAGCCCGATCCCGTCGGCTCGGCCAAGGACATTCGCATCACCTTTGCCCGCATGGCCATGAATGACGAAGAGACGGTGGCCCTGATCGCGGGCGGTCACACCTTCGGCAAGATGCACGGCGCGCACAAGCCGGGCGATTGCCTGGGCCCCGAACCGGCGGCCGCGTCGCTTGAAGAGCAGGGTTTGGGCTGGATTAACAAATGCGGCCAGGGCCATTCGGAAGACACGATCACCAGCGGCCTGGAGGGCGCCTGGACGCAAGCGCCGACGCAGTTCACCACCCTGTATCTGTCCAATCTGCTCAATAACGAATGGGAGCAAACCCGCAGCCCGGCCGGAGCCATCCAGTGGGTGCCCAAGGACAAAAGCCTGCACACCACGGTGCCCGATGCGCATGTCGCGGACAAGCGTCACCCGCCCGTCATGACCACGGCCGATCTGGCGGTGAAGTTTGACCCCGAATACAAGAAGATCGCCGAGCGTTTCCTGGCCAATCCGGAAGAATTCAAACGTGCCTTCGCCAGCGCCTGGTTCAAGCTCACCCATCGCGACATGGGCCCGCGCGCCCGCTATCTGGGACCGGAAGTGCCCGCGGACATCCTTCTCTGGCAGGATCCGATCCCGGCCATCGATCACGCGCTCATCAGCGAAGACGATGCGAAGCAACTCAAGGAAAAAATCCTCGCAACCGGCCTCTCCGTGCCCGAACTGGTACGGACCGCATGGGCATCTGCCGCCAGCTTCCGCGCCTCCGACATGCGTGGCGGCGCAAACGGCGCGCGCCTGCGGCTTGCTCCGCAAAAAGACTGGGAAGTCAATGACCCGGCTGAAGTGGCCAAGGTCCTCAAGGAACTGGAAGTCATTCAGAAAGGCTTCAATGACGCGGCCGCCGGGGGCAAGAAGGTTTCCCTGGCGGATCTGATCGTTCTCGCCGGCGCCGCCGCGGTCGAGAAGGCGGCCAAAGATGCCGGGGTAGAGGTGGATGTTCCGTTTACGCCGGGTCGCGCCGATGCCACGCAAGAGCAAACGGATGTCGAGTCGATGGCCGTTCTTGAGCCCAAGGCAGATGCCTTCCGCAATTTTTACAACAAGGAAGAAAGCTATCGCTCGCCGACCGAAATGCTCGTCGACAAGGCAGATCAGTTGAATCTGACCGTGCCGGAAATGACCGTGCTGGTCGGAGGCATGCGTGCCCTGGATGCCAACACCGGCGGCCTCAAGCACGGCGTGTTCACCGACCAGCCCGGAACCCTGACCAATGACTTCTTCGTGAATTTGCTGGACATGTCCACCCGCTGGCGCAAAGCGCCAGCCGATGACATCTATGAAGGGGTGGATCGCAAAACCGGCGACGTGAAATACACCGCCACCTCGGTCGATCTCATCTTCGGCTCCCATGCGGAACTCAGGGCGGTAGCGGAAGTCTATGCCTTCGACAACGCAAAAGAGCGTTTTGTGAAAGACTTCGTCAAGGCCTGGACCAAGGTGATGGAACTCGATCGCTTTGATCTCAGGCACAAGCTCTGA
- a CDS encoding peroxiredoxin, which translates to MAILEGQPAPPFTLSGSDGKTHSLADFRGRTLVIYFYPRDNTPGCTKEACGFRDLHGDFGKLGVTILGVSRDSLGSHDKFIAQFGLPFVLLSDPEGQMMTAYGAFGEKMMYGKKVTGVIRSTVIVGPDGQVLKHWPKVAKAEAHPQEVLDFLRRG; encoded by the coding sequence ATGGCGATTCTCGAAGGCCAACCCGCCCCGCCCTTCACCCTCTCCGGCAGCGACGGCAAGACGCACAGCCTCGCCGATTTCCGCGGCCGCACCCTGGTGATCTATTTCTACCCGCGCGACAACACCCCGGGCTGCACCAAGGAGGCCTGCGGCTTTCGCGATCTGCACGGCGATTTCGGCAAGCTGGGTGTCACCATCCTTGGAGTCAGTCGCGACAGCCTCGGCTCCCACGACAAATTCATCGCGCAGTTCGGCCTGCCCTTCGTCCTGCTCAGCGACCCCGAAGGCCAGATGATGACCGCCTACGGCGCCTTCGGCGAGAAGATGATGTACGGCAAGAAGGTCACCGGCGTGATCCGCTCGACGGTGATCGTCGGGCCCGACGGCCAGGTGCTCAAGCACTGGCCCAAGGTGGCCAAGGCGGAGGCCCATCCTCAAGAGGTGCTGGATTTTTTGCGGCGGGGCTGA